In Centroberyx gerrardi isolate f3 chromosome 11, fCenGer3.hap1.cur.20231027, whole genome shotgun sequence, the following are encoded in one genomic region:
- the aifm1 gene encoding apoptosis-inducing factor 1, mitochondrial isoform X2 codes for MSTGAAGGGGGGGDNKLYVLLVGAAFLGGGVYAYQTVRGDKQRYQDRLTEIASRPNKAAAGQPSAYIQSEAPAVEATETEEVHEQVSEPQAAPAAEESSPPAPAVEESSPPAPAVEESSPPAPAAEESSPPTPATEEPAPSETTELPPAAEPVVEASAEEPAEQPAAPVVEDEPAPPSEPSPPELTEPPPAPVVESVESVESESTAAAESPAAETPEPQSEVVAESAVDSAPSPAKFPSHAPYLLIGGGTASFAAARSIRARDPGARVLIVTEEPDLPYMRPPLSKELWFSDDPSVTDTLRFKQWNGKERSIYFQPPSFYISPEELDSAENGGVAVLTGKKVVHMDVRGNKVQLNDDTEISYDKCLIATGGVPRNLQVIERAGDEVMERTSLFRKIEDFKALDKVSRNAKSITIIGGGFLGSELACALGRRSTESGLEVIQMFPERGNMGKVLPEYLSNWTTEKVKREGVKVVAEALVKAVTYKDDKVEIQLKDGRVVKTDHIVAAVGLEPSVDLAKSAGLEVDSDFGGYRVNAELQARSNIWVAGDAACFYDIRLGRRRVEHHDHAVVSGRLAGENMTGANKPYWHQSMFWSDLGPDVGYEAIGIVDSSLPTVGVFAKATAKDTPKAATEKSGTGIRSESETEAVAISPVASSTPAPTVEHHKDDYGKGVIFYLRDKVVVGIILWNVFNRMPIARKIIKDGEEHADLNEVAKLFNIHED; via the exons ATGTCCACTGGGGCTgcagggggaggtggaggtggtggggaTAACAAGTTATACGTCCTTCTGGTTGGAGCAGCCTTCCTTGGTGGGGGAGTATAT GCATACCAAACCGTCAGGGGAGACAAACAAAGATATCAGGACCGTCTGACAGAAATTGCATCCAGACCAAATAAAGCAGCCGCAGGACAACCATCCGCATACATCCAGTCAGAGGCTCCTG CTGTGGAAGCCACTGAAACAGAGG AAGTCCATGAGCAGGTCTCAGAGCCTCAAGCAGCCCCTGCAGCTGAGGAGTCcagtcctccagctcctgcagtTGAGGAGTCCAGTCCTCCAGCCCCTGCAGTTGAGGAGTCcagtcctccagctcctgcagctgaGGAGTCCAGTCCTCCAACCCCTGCAACTGAAGAACCGGCCCCCAGTGAAACAACTGAACTTCCCCCAG CAGCTGAGCCTGTGGTAGAAGCATCTGCTGAAGAGCCAGCAGAACAACCTGCTGCACCAGTAGTTGAGGATG AACCAGCGCCCCCATCCGAACCGTCCCCACCTGAGCTTACAGAGCCGCCTCCTGCACCTGTTGTGGAGAGCGTGGAGAGTGTGGAGAGTG AatctacagcagcagcagaaagccCCGCAGCAGAAACGCCCGAGCCTCAGTCTGAAGTGGTGGCAGAGAGTG CAGTGGACTCTGCACCCAGCCCTGCCAAGTTCCCCTCACACGCCCCCTACCTCCTTATTGGTGGAGGCACCGCCTCCTTTGCTGCTGCCCGGTCTATTCGGGCCAGAGACCCAGGTGCCAGG GTATTGATCGTGACTGAGGAGCCAGACCTTCCATACATGAGACCACCTCTGTCTAAGGAGCTGTGGTTCTCTGATGATCCCAGTGTGACAGACACTCTGCGCTTCAAACAGtggaatggaaaggagaggag TATCTACTTCCAGCCACCCTCATTCTACATTAGTCCTGAAGAATTGGATAGTGCAGAAAATGGGGGAGTAGCTGTTCTCACTGGAAAAAAG GTGGTGCACATGGATGTGAGAGGAAACAAAGTGCAACTGAATGATGACACTGAGATTTCTTATGACAAGTGTTTGATTGCCACAG GCGGAGTACCAAGAAATCTGCAGGTAATCGAAAGAGCGGGAGACGAGGTGATGGAGAGGACAAGTTTATTCCGTAAG ATTGAGGACTTCAAAGCATTGGACAAGGTCTCCAGAAACGCCAAATCCATCACCATCATTGGAGGGGGCTTCTTGGGCAGTGAGCTGGCCTGTGCCCTTGGCAGAAGAT caACTGAGTCTGGCCTGGAGGTGATCCAGATGTTCCCAGAGAGGGGCAACATGGGAAAGGTGCTGCCTGAGTATCTGAGCAATTGGACAACTGAAAAAGTCAAGAGAG AGGGCGTAAAAGTCGTTGCAGAGGCTTTGGTGAAAGCTGTGACCTACAAGGACGATAAGGTAGAAATCCAGCTGAAGGATGGCCGCGTG GTGAAAACGGATCACATTGTTGCAGCTGTCGGCCTGGAGCCCAGTGTTGACCTTGCCAAGTCAGCGGGTCTGGAGGTGGACTCTGACTTTGGTGGCTATCGGGTCAATGCAGAGCTGCAAGCTAGGTCCAACATTTGGGTG GCAGGAGACGCTGCATGTTTCTACGACATCAGACTGGGTCGCAGGCGAGTGGAGCACCATGATCACGCCGTTGTGAGTGGTAGACTAGCAGGAGAGAACATGACAGGAGCCAATAAACCCTACTGGCATCAGTCCATGTTCTG GAGTGACCTGGGTCCTGATGTGGGCTACGAGGCCATTGGGATTGTCGACAGCAGCCTACCAACAGTAGGAGTGTTTGCCAAAGCCACTGCCAAGGATACGCCTAAAGCTGCTACAGAGAAATCTG GAACTGGAATCCGTtcagaaagtgagacagaggcCGTGGCCATAAGCCCAGTGGCCTCTTCGACACCCGCTCCCACTGTGGAGCATCATAAAGATGACTACGGCAAAGGAGTGATCTTCTACCTGAGGGACAAAGTGGTGGTGGGCATTATCCTATGGAACGTGTTCAACAGGATGCCCATCGCAAGAAAG ATAATCAAGGATGGTGAGGAACATGCAGATCTGAATGAAGTGGCCAAGCTCTTCAACATCCATGAGGATTAA
- the aifm1 gene encoding apoptosis-inducing factor 1, mitochondrial isoform X1, whose protein sequence is MSTGAAGGGGGGGDNKLYVLLVGAAFLGGGVYAYQTVRGDKQRYQDRLTEIASRPNKAAAGQPSAYIQSEAPAVEATETEEVHEQVSEPQAAPAAEESSPPAPAVEESSPPAPAVEESSPPAPAAEESSPPTPATEEPAPSETTELPPAAEPVVEASAEEPAEQPAAPVVEDEPAPPSEPSPPELTEPPPAPVVESVESVESESTAAAESPAAETPEPQSEVVAESAPAVDSAPSPAKFPSHAPYLLIGGGTASFAAARSIRARDPGARVLIVTEEPDLPYMRPPLSKELWFSDDPSVTDTLRFKQWNGKERSIYFQPPSFYISPEELDSAENGGVAVLTGKKVVHMDVRGNKVQLNDDTEISYDKCLIATGGVPRNLQVIERAGDEVMERTSLFRKIEDFKALDKVSRNAKSITIIGGGFLGSELACALGRRSTESGLEVIQMFPERGNMGKVLPEYLSNWTTEKVKREGVKVVAEALVKAVTYKDDKVEIQLKDGRVVKTDHIVAAVGLEPSVDLAKSAGLEVDSDFGGYRVNAELQARSNIWVAGDAACFYDIRLGRRRVEHHDHAVVSGRLAGENMTGANKPYWHQSMFWSDLGPDVGYEAIGIVDSSLPTVGVFAKATAKDTPKAATEKSGTGIRSESETEAVAISPVASSTPAPTVEHHKDDYGKGVIFYLRDKVVVGIILWNVFNRMPIARKIIKDGEEHADLNEVAKLFNIHED, encoded by the exons ATGTCCACTGGGGCTgcagggggaggtggaggtggtggggaTAACAAGTTATACGTCCTTCTGGTTGGAGCAGCCTTCCTTGGTGGGGGAGTATAT GCATACCAAACCGTCAGGGGAGACAAACAAAGATATCAGGACCGTCTGACAGAAATTGCATCCAGACCAAATAAAGCAGCCGCAGGACAACCATCCGCATACATCCAGTCAGAGGCTCCTG CTGTGGAAGCCACTGAAACAGAGG AAGTCCATGAGCAGGTCTCAGAGCCTCAAGCAGCCCCTGCAGCTGAGGAGTCcagtcctccagctcctgcagtTGAGGAGTCCAGTCCTCCAGCCCCTGCAGTTGAGGAGTCcagtcctccagctcctgcagctgaGGAGTCCAGTCCTCCAACCCCTGCAACTGAAGAACCGGCCCCCAGTGAAACAACTGAACTTCCCCCAG CAGCTGAGCCTGTGGTAGAAGCATCTGCTGAAGAGCCAGCAGAACAACCTGCTGCACCAGTAGTTGAGGATG AACCAGCGCCCCCATCCGAACCGTCCCCACCTGAGCTTACAGAGCCGCCTCCTGCACCTGTTGTGGAGAGCGTGGAGAGTGTGGAGAGTG AatctacagcagcagcagaaagccCCGCAGCAGAAACGCCCGAGCCTCAGTCTGAAGTGGTGGCAGAGAGTG CTCCAGCAGTGGACTCTGCACCCAGCCCTGCCAAGTTCCCCTCACACGCCCCCTACCTCCTTATTGGTGGAGGCACCGCCTCCTTTGCTGCTGCCCGGTCTATTCGGGCCAGAGACCCAGGTGCCAGG GTATTGATCGTGACTGAGGAGCCAGACCTTCCATACATGAGACCACCTCTGTCTAAGGAGCTGTGGTTCTCTGATGATCCCAGTGTGACAGACACTCTGCGCTTCAAACAGtggaatggaaaggagaggag TATCTACTTCCAGCCACCCTCATTCTACATTAGTCCTGAAGAATTGGATAGTGCAGAAAATGGGGGAGTAGCTGTTCTCACTGGAAAAAAG GTGGTGCACATGGATGTGAGAGGAAACAAAGTGCAACTGAATGATGACACTGAGATTTCTTATGACAAGTGTTTGATTGCCACAG GCGGAGTACCAAGAAATCTGCAGGTAATCGAAAGAGCGGGAGACGAGGTGATGGAGAGGACAAGTTTATTCCGTAAG ATTGAGGACTTCAAAGCATTGGACAAGGTCTCCAGAAACGCCAAATCCATCACCATCATTGGAGGGGGCTTCTTGGGCAGTGAGCTGGCCTGTGCCCTTGGCAGAAGAT caACTGAGTCTGGCCTGGAGGTGATCCAGATGTTCCCAGAGAGGGGCAACATGGGAAAGGTGCTGCCTGAGTATCTGAGCAATTGGACAACTGAAAAAGTCAAGAGAG AGGGCGTAAAAGTCGTTGCAGAGGCTTTGGTGAAAGCTGTGACCTACAAGGACGATAAGGTAGAAATCCAGCTGAAGGATGGCCGCGTG GTGAAAACGGATCACATTGTTGCAGCTGTCGGCCTGGAGCCCAGTGTTGACCTTGCCAAGTCAGCGGGTCTGGAGGTGGACTCTGACTTTGGTGGCTATCGGGTCAATGCAGAGCTGCAAGCTAGGTCCAACATTTGGGTG GCAGGAGACGCTGCATGTTTCTACGACATCAGACTGGGTCGCAGGCGAGTGGAGCACCATGATCACGCCGTTGTGAGTGGTAGACTAGCAGGAGAGAACATGACAGGAGCCAATAAACCCTACTGGCATCAGTCCATGTTCTG GAGTGACCTGGGTCCTGATGTGGGCTACGAGGCCATTGGGATTGTCGACAGCAGCCTACCAACAGTAGGAGTGTTTGCCAAAGCCACTGCCAAGGATACGCCTAAAGCTGCTACAGAGAAATCTG GAACTGGAATCCGTtcagaaagtgagacagaggcCGTGGCCATAAGCCCAGTGGCCTCTTCGACACCCGCTCCCACTGTGGAGCATCATAAAGATGACTACGGCAAAGGAGTGATCTTCTACCTGAGGGACAAAGTGGTGGTGGGCATTATCCTATGGAACGTGTTCAACAGGATGCCCATCGCAAGAAAG ATAATCAAGGATGGTGAGGAACATGCAGATCTGAATGAAGTGGCCAAGCTCTTCAACATCCATGAGGATTAA